One Fibrobacter sp. UWB2 DNA window includes the following coding sequences:
- a CDS encoding PD40 domain-containing protein, which produces MKFSIKSILGVCSALFLVGTANAIGFYGNQSDIKWKTAGTEHFQFIYPVEYSTHAAKVSTYAEAVYDSVTSRYNKPLPRISAVLNNALYSNGSAIPSENALNLWLTNWDFKIRSSHGWISDVVTHEFSHLVSIESGAKIVPNLYGFQFSYTDYYNERTRSDFLTMIPFTLQPLWLAEGTAQYESSRMGFDAWDTHRDMLLRTAALNDSLMTLPYMHDFSDNSLLAELGPYTQGFSLVLYIAKHYGDDAIPKIWKKLGKPYRATLNGAIKSVLGISEQQLYDDWKKEITEYYQAQKDSLGTLVEGIKITKDAFWQDFPVVSGKNLYGISNFGGPWFDGSVFKIPMEDTLKTKDERLETRDSTATVSAKVEVGDIEVEGADSNLINIADFAKSGFRAKKPWFDKGIDVYDDSVHGPILTYISYENRDKDGHAHFDVAVSDTNKNHTTLTYLTDAVYPSFNKQGTAIVFVRREPFSTRFVLSKVPFNSDIKNITAEDPIDIFKPDSSQLYYNIYSPKFSPDGKRIAFSFFDDVQRGIAIVDTNGANFKVVSTTGYDERDVNWIDNDKIIFASNRNNIFNLIEKDLNSGKERALTNVVGGAFTPTLAGDTIFFTQYDKDGFSLYKLPYAKKSEPVFRDSIIVSVRDSVLQFTDTLYVACADTAKTADSTKSANVASNVADTAKCTEEVLRKDVIQVEHSDTIKVAVTDSTQREIILHGTLPQKPHKELELIDREFAGAERNYKPIPNIPLFVPIFSISENAPSMTVFGEGEIKAKLGLAVVISDALKKNTVQLGLLLELGKGIDYINGDGLNPKIEKEFFIAWDNRSTPIDLGLSYSYANYTNKDTIRVEDVGGNGGDSIKTSKYSYATQAITGTAGYSIFKSIDTLQAAISYDWANVNFYDESIEWTYNKRFSATVGFGLSGDQEGEGGSGISGQGNGLFAYYQYANSDLSRPGTLYVTENGKIATHYRNFALHQFGLNLYGSVQTPFLHARLAAGGKISSIFNWNTDDVSDTLDSYYYNPVFLDGYPYLRSNEDYTLSGTKTAMAELHYLYPIYDDWRHNLWIFSTRSLYVDLFAQIGAAWNGDFFTNKFTKHEFWDRSVGLSFRMSNKIWGSIPFDISLTFARGLSRIGEDKDLRGGRKLTPIELPLLHKDICPTRIKFSIGMGFQNSWQ; this is translated from the coding sequence ATGAAGTTTAGTATTAAGAGCATTTTGGGAGTCTGTTCCGCACTTTTTTTGGTGGGCACAGCAAACGCAATCGGTTTTTACGGTAACCAGAGCGATATAAAATGGAAAACTGCAGGTACGGAACATTTCCAGTTCATCTACCCTGTCGAATATTCTACGCACGCCGCTAAGGTTTCGACCTATGCCGAAGCCGTCTACGATTCCGTCACGAGCCGCTACAACAAGCCGCTTCCACGCATCAGCGCGGTCTTGAACAACGCTCTTTACAGCAACGGCAGCGCCATCCCGAGCGAAAACGCACTGAACCTCTGGCTCACCAACTGGGATTTTAAGATCCGCAGCAGCCACGGCTGGATTTCGGACGTGGTGACTCACGAATTCAGCCATCTCGTGAGCATTGAGAGCGGGGCTAAAATCGTCCCGAACCTTTACGGATTCCAATTCAGCTATACCGACTATTATAATGAACGCACGAGAAGCGACTTTCTCACGATGATTCCGTTTACGTTGCAGCCGCTTTGGCTTGCCGAAGGTACTGCACAATACGAATCTTCACGCATGGGGTTTGACGCCTGGGACACGCACCGCGACATGCTTCTGCGCACAGCCGCACTGAACGATAGCCTCATGACGCTCCCGTACATGCACGACTTTTCGGACAATTCGCTACTCGCCGAACTCGGGCCCTACACGCAAGGCTTTTCACTCGTGCTCTATATTGCAAAGCATTACGGCGACGATGCCATTCCAAAGATTTGGAAGAAACTCGGAAAGCCCTACCGCGCCACGCTCAACGGAGCGATTAAAAGCGTACTTGGCATCAGCGAACAGCAACTTTACGACGATTGGAAAAAAGAAATTACTGAGTATTACCAAGCGCAAAAAGATTCTCTCGGCACGCTCGTCGAAGGCATCAAGATTACGAAGGACGCATTCTGGCAGGACTTCCCTGTCGTAAGCGGCAAAAACCTTTATGGCATTTCGAATTTTGGCGGTCCGTGGTTTGACGGCAGCGTGTTCAAGATTCCAATGGAAGATACACTCAAGACGAAAGACGAGAGACTAGAGACGAGAGATAGTACTGCGACGGTTTCCGCGAAAGTTGAAGTTGGCGATATCGAAGTTGAAGGCGCTGATAGCAACCTCATCAACATTGCCGATTTTGCAAAATCCGGATTCAGGGCAAAGAAACCCTGGTTCGACAAGGGCATTGACGTTTATGACGATAGCGTTCACGGTCCAATCCTCACCTACATCAGCTACGAGAACCGCGACAAGGATGGCCACGCCCACTTTGACGTTGCTGTAAGCGATACCAACAAGAATCATACAACGCTCACCTACCTCACCGATGCGGTTTACCCATCATTCAACAAGCAAGGGACAGCGATTGTATTCGTGCGCCGCGAACCATTCAGCACACGATTCGTCTTGAGCAAGGTTCCGTTCAATAGCGATATCAAAAACATCACCGCAGAAGATCCCATTGATATTTTCAAGCCCGATTCTTCGCAACTCTACTATAACATTTACAGTCCGAAATTCAGCCCGGATGGCAAACGCATCGCATTCAGTTTCTTTGACGATGTGCAACGCGGAATTGCCATTGTGGACACGAACGGAGCAAACTTCAAAGTCGTAAGCACCACAGGCTATGACGAGCGCGATGTCAACTGGATTGACAACGACAAGATTATCTTCGCAAGCAACCGCAACAACATTTTCAACTTGATTGAAAAAGACTTGAACTCCGGCAAGGAACGCGCGCTCACGAACGTAGTTGGCGGTGCTTTCACGCCGACACTTGCTGGCGATACGATTTTCTTTACGCAATACGACAAGGACGGTTTCTCGCTTTACAAGTTGCCGTACGCCAAAAAATCAGAACCCGTATTCCGCGACAGCATTATCGTGAGCGTGCGAGACAGCGTTTTGCAGTTTACCGACACGCTTTATGTGGCATGCGCCGATACTGCCAAAACCGCCGATTCAACAAAGAGCGCAAACGTCGCAAGCAATGTTGCCGACACCGCAAAATGCACGGAAGAGGTATTACGCAAGGACGTGATTCAAGTCGAGCACAGCGACACCATCAAGGTTGCCGTTACAGATTCGACACAACGCGAAATCATCTTGCACGGAACACTCCCGCAAAAACCGCACAAAGAGCTAGAGCTCATCGACCGCGAATTTGCAGGCGCCGAACGCAACTACAAGCCAATCCCGAACATTCCGCTGTTCGTCCCGATTTTCAGCATTTCCGAAAACGCCCCGAGCATGACCGTCTTTGGCGAAGGCGAAATCAAGGCTAAGCTTGGCCTTGCCGTTGTCATCAGTGACGCCCTCAAGAAAAACACCGTGCAGCTCGGATTGTTGCTTGAACTCGGGAAAGGCATCGACTACATCAATGGTGACGGACTCAATCCCAAAATCGAAAAGGAATTCTTTATCGCATGGGATAACCGCAGCACGCCTATTGACCTTGGACTTTCGTACAGCTATGCGAACTACACAAACAAAGATACTATTCGTGTCGAAGATGTTGGAGGAAACGGAGGAGACAGCATAAAAACAAGCAAATACTCTTACGCTACACAGGCCATTACAGGAACCGCAGGCTACAGCATTTTCAAGAGCATCGACACATTGCAAGCGGCCATCAGTTACGACTGGGCGAATGTCAACTTCTACGATGAATCCATCGAATGGACATACAACAAACGCTTTAGCGCAACAGTCGGTTTCGGATTATCTGGAGACCAAGAAGGCGAAGGTGGTTCGGGAATTTCCGGACAAGGTAATGGGCTCTTTGCCTATTACCAGTACGCCAACAGCGACCTTAGCCGTCCCGGAACCCTTTACGTCACCGAAAACGGTAAAATCGCAACGCACTACAGGAACTTTGCGCTCCACCAGTTCGGCTTGAACCTTTACGGAAGCGTGCAAACGCCTTTCCTCCACGCAAGACTTGCGGCAGGCGGAAAGATTTCAAGCATCTTCAACTGGAATACAGACGATGTCAGCGACACGTTGGATTCGTACTATTACAACCCGGTATTCCTCGATGGTTACCCGTACTTGCGTAGCAACGAAGACTACACACTCTCGGGTACAAAGACGGCAATGGCGGAGCTCCATTACCTCTACCCGATTTACGACGACTGGAGACACAATCTCTGGATTTTCTCAACTCGCAGTTTGTACGTCGACTTATTCGCTCAGATTGGTGCCGCCTGGAACGGAGACTTCTTTACAAACAAGTTTACCAAGCACGAATTCTGGGACCGTTCCGTGGGTTTAAGCTTCCGCATGAGCAACAAGATTTGGGGAAGTATTCCGTTCGATATTTCGCTCACGTTTGCTCGCGGTCTGAGCCGCATTGGTGAGGATAAGGATTTGCGCGGCGGGCGCAAGTTGACTCCGATTGAATTGCCGCTGTTGCACAAGGATATCTGCCCCACGAGAATCAAGTTTTCCATTGGGATGGGGTTCCAAAATAGTTGGCAATAA
- a CDS encoding class I SAM-dependent RNA methyltransferase, translating to MVEFRRNNRFKGNGGAFKGPRPNRNNDRRDSSCESRGECFTLRIEKMVQGGEGMARLEDGRVCFVAGALPGELCKVRLTFQKKDFTKGRVVEVIEPSPDRVKPLCPLYGKCGGCSLQHLASEKQAEYLEKVERENFKRLAHAELPEDFVIHTGNAWGYRNRARVVLRGNSAFGAANREGSAKRAVFGFRGEESNNIVPFEKCPVLTDGLNEFLRGPAATLLVNNCHSGGRRDVDVNIFDNGAGEVSFYYPGMHKSEFDAHAVSHVEIAGRKIEADASVFFQSNLGLLPELVESVRKAVDEGLASGKSSDAWLIDLFSGVGFFACILQDKFNKITTVEREEGCLKHAKVNLSVPAAFPEDSVASRDCAASRTPEIENVSAPAEDWLVENVVDVPATLIVDPPRTGLPKEALTAIVKSSVNRLIYVSCDPVTLARDFAKFSEAGFALSHAEGFAFYPQTPHLEMMFVLDR from the coding sequence ATGGTAGAATTCCGCAGAAACAACCGCTTCAAGGGTAATGGCGGGGCGTTTAAAGGCCCGCGTCCGAACCGCAATAATGATCGTCGTGACTCTAGCTGTGAGTCGCGCGGTGAATGCTTCACGCTCCGCATCGAAAAGATGGTGCAGGGGGGCGAGGGTATGGCGCGCTTGGAAGATGGTCGCGTGTGTTTTGTGGCGGGAGCGCTGCCAGGTGAACTCTGCAAGGTGCGCCTTACGTTCCAAAAAAAGGACTTTACCAAGGGCCGCGTTGTCGAAGTGATTGAACCGAGCCCGGATCGTGTCAAGCCGCTTTGCCCGCTGTACGGAAAGTGCGGCGGTTGCAGCTTGCAGCATTTGGCTTCTGAAAAGCAGGCGGAATATCTCGAAAAAGTCGAACGCGAAAATTTCAAGCGCCTCGCTCATGCGGAACTGCCTGAAGATTTTGTCATCCACACAGGGAATGCCTGGGGTTACAGGAACCGCGCTCGTGTCGTGCTCCGTGGCAATTCCGCTTTCGGTGCGGCAAATCGTGAAGGTTCGGCAAAACGCGCTGTCTTTGGTTTCCGTGGTGAAGAAAGCAATAACATCGTCCCGTTTGAAAAATGCCCTGTGCTCACGGACGGCTTGAATGAATTCCTGCGTGGACCTGCCGCGACGCTTCTCGTGAATAATTGCCATTCGGGCGGTCGCCGCGATGTCGATGTGAACATTTTCGATAACGGCGCGGGCGAGGTTTCGTTTTACTACCCCGGAATGCACAAGTCCGAATTCGATGCCCATGCCGTGAGCCATGTCGAAATTGCGGGCCGCAAAATTGAAGCGGATGCGTCCGTATTTTTCCAGAGCAATTTGGGGCTTTTGCCAGAACTCGTTGAATCGGTCCGCAAGGCTGTGGATGAAGGCTTGGCAAGTGGCAAGTCCTCTGACGCTTGGCTGATTGACTTGTTTAGCGGTGTCGGTTTCTTTGCCTGTATTTTGCAGGACAAGTTCAATAAGATTACGACTGTCGAACGCGAAGAAGGCTGCCTCAAACACGCAAAGGTTAATTTGTCTGTCCCTGCGGCGTTCCCCGAAGATTCCGTGGCATCTCGAGATTGCGCGGCTTCTCGCACCCCTGAAATTGAAAACGTCTCGGCCCCTGCCGAAGATTGGCTCGTTGAAAACGTCGTTGATGTCCCCGCCACCCTCATCGTTGACCCTCCGCGAACAGGCCTCCCCAAAGAAGCTTTGACCGCTATCGTGAAAAGCTCTGTCAACCGTTTGATTTACGTTTCTTGCGACCCGGTGACGCTTGCACGCGACTTTGCCAAGTTCTCCGAGGCCGGATTTGCCCTTTCTCACGCCGAAGGCTTTGCTTTTTACCCTCAAACGCCCCATCTTGAGATGATGTTTGTACTTGACAGATAG
- a CDS encoding ABC transporter permease gives MTSIVLPSALTAANSKKLLSSCKSALTKGELHLDGSSLASMDYSADAFFALLAELSEKTGNKLILEHFPPEIKQHLQNLRKMVPPEKPQRETNNILEMMGGAGFSLLKEVFEVLVLLFTAIYWTIVGPFDKGKIHFGGITKQMFKSGSEAMGICFLFVGLICLTMALQSSVMLNAVGGGSYLASGLGFLIFAEIGPLLTTIILAGRSGSAMAAEIANMSVCEEVKALKSMAIPPVQYLVVPRFIALSITTPILSFSASIVGSFAGFLIAYFFCDISFSNYMMGLRDGIDPMTFLKSTIKALVFGWIVTLIACNKGLNAHGGAEAVGKATTSSVVAAICTIVISDTLFAFIFY, from the coding sequence ATGACATCGATAGTTTTGCCTAGCGCTCTCACTGCCGCGAACAGCAAAAAGCTGCTTTCGAGTTGCAAGAGCGCCCTCACCAAAGGGGAGCTTCATCTGGACGGATCAAGCCTTGCCTCGATGGACTACAGCGCCGATGCCTTTTTTGCACTTTTAGCGGAACTTTCCGAAAAGACAGGCAACAAGCTCATCCTTGAGCACTTTCCGCCCGAAATCAAGCAGCATTTGCAGAACCTCCGCAAGATGGTTCCGCCCGAGAAGCCGCAGCGCGAGACCAACAACATCCTCGAAATGATGGGTGGCGCCGGTTTTTCGCTCCTCAAGGAAGTCTTTGAAGTCCTCGTTTTGCTCTTTACAGCGATTTACTGGACGATTGTCGGGCCGTTCGACAAGGGTAAAATCCACTTTGGCGGTATCACGAAGCAGATGTTCAAGTCAGGCAGTGAAGCCATGGGCATTTGCTTCTTGTTCGTGGGACTTATCTGCCTTACGATGGCTCTCCAGAGTTCGGTGATGCTGAATGCGGTTGGCGGCGGCTCTTACCTCGCTTCGGGGCTTGGGTTCCTCATTTTTGCAGAAATCGGCCCGCTTCTCACGACGATTATTTTGGCAGGGCGTTCCGGTAGCGCCATGGCGGCAGAAATTGCAAACATGAGCGTCTGCGAAGAAGTCAAGGCTTTGAAGTCCATGGCTATTCCGCCGGTGCAGTACCTCGTGGTCCCACGTTTCATTGCCTTGAGCATCACGACGCCGATCCTCTCGTTTAGCGCATCCATCGTCGGTAGTTTCGCTGGCTTCCTCATTGCGTATTTCTTCTGCGATATTTCTTTCTCGAACTACATGATGGGGCTTCGCGACGGCATCGACCCGATGACGTTCCTCAAGAGCACTATCAAGGCACTTGTATTTGGCTGGATTGTAACGCTGATTGCCTGCAACAAGGGACTCAACGCCCACGGCGGTGCAGAAGCGGTCGGTAAGGCGACCACGTCCAGCGTCGTTGCAGCCATTTGCACGATCGTGATTTCGGATACCCTTTTCGCCTTCATTTTCTACTAG
- a CDS encoding ABC transporter ATP-binding protein, translating into MDEILKVDHLKASYGNETILKDISFGVRKGEIRMVLGSSGCGKSTLLNNVLKFIKSDEGTITYFGKSFGPKEGLDSETRMRTGVLFQSGALLADLTVAENAMLPLKRSMPYMPKSQMEAIVADRLEKVHLLHAFHKFPGEISGGMKKRAALARAIALKPELLFCDEPSTGLDPVTARSLDELLLELRDTLGVSMVIVSHELESIKIVCDRFVYLKDGYVLKDATLKEGMESDDPILRHFFNRQCPKEYNDEDFYHFDFID; encoded by the coding sequence ATGGACGAAATTCTAAAAGTTGACCATCTGAAAGCGAGCTACGGCAACGAGACTATCCTCAAGGATATTTCGTTCGGTGTACGCAAGGGCGAAATCCGCATGGTGCTCGGCAGTTCCGGTTGCGGTAAGTCGACGCTTTTAAACAACGTGCTCAAGTTCATCAAGTCCGACGAAGGTACGATTACGTACTTCGGAAAGTCGTTCGGCCCCAAGGAAGGCCTCGATAGCGAAACACGTATGCGCACCGGCGTGCTCTTCCAGAGTGGCGCTCTGCTTGCGGACTTAACCGTCGCCGAAAACGCGATGCTCCCGCTCAAGCGTAGCATGCCCTACATGCCCAAGAGCCAGATGGAAGCGATTGTCGCAGACCGCCTCGAGAAGGTGCACCTGCTCCACGCGTTCCACAAGTTTCCCGGCGAGATTTCTGGCGGTATGAAAAAGCGTGCCGCACTCGCCCGCGCGATTGCGCTCAAACCGGAACTTCTGTTCTGCGATGAACCGTCCACAGGCCTTGACCCGGTGACCGCCCGTTCGCTCGACGAACTGCTCCTCGAACTGCGCGACACGCTCGGCGTTTCGATGGTGATTGTGAGCCACGAACTCGAGAGCATCAAGATTGTCTGCGACCGCTTTGTGTACCTCAAGGACGGCTACGTCCTGAAAGATGCGACTTTGAAAGAAGGCATGGAATCTGACGATCCCATCCTCAGGCATTTCTTCAATAGGCAATGCCCCAAAGAATACAATGACGAAGACTTTTACCACTTTGACTTTATTGATTGA
- a CDS encoding MlaD family protein, with amino-acid sequence METTRSERIKLGAFMLFCGVLICVFLGYVLKRYLSEQYDNYYTIFDTDVNGLFVDAKVKLNGISVGSVTSITINEQDLNQVVVAFKVTQGTPIKIGTRAGLTAGMNLTGEKQVILSGGNFNEPNVPEGGLVPAAASMFDQITGQMGDLFGKVNPIVDGLVRVLNPENAESISRTLQNLEKTTANLSYITANLGKPLNNMSKSAASLQKILAKIEEAKLAAKTEQNLTVLKEKLEAIDTKGLNENLMQTAESMNKLAQRVDAIVYKNEDQVGNAMDELNTILENLEEFSQKIKNNPSVLIRSEGKNGR; translated from the coding sequence ATGGAAACCACCCGATCCGAAAGAATAAAACTTGGCGCATTTATGCTCTTTTGCGGAGTACTTATTTGCGTGTTCCTGGGTTACGTGCTCAAGCGTTACCTGAGCGAGCAATACGACAACTACTACACCATTTTCGACACGGACGTGAACGGACTTTTTGTCGATGCCAAGGTGAAGTTGAACGGTATCTCCGTCGGTAGCGTCACAAGCATCACAATCAACGAACAGGACTTGAACCAGGTCGTCGTTGCGTTCAAGGTAACGCAAGGAACACCAATCAAGATTGGCACTCGTGCAGGACTTACCGCAGGCATGAACCTCACCGGCGAAAAGCAGGTTATCCTCTCCGGCGGAAATTTCAATGAACCGAACGTCCCCGAAGGCGGCCTCGTCCCGGCAGCGGCCTCGATGTTCGACCAGATTACAGGCCAGATGGGCGACCTCTTTGGCAAAGTCAATCCGATTGTTGACGGGCTCGTCCGTGTGCTGAATCCTGAAAACGCCGAAAGCATTTCTCGCACACTCCAGAATCTCGAAAAGACGACCGCAAACTTGAGCTACATAACGGCCAATCTCGGAAAGCCGCTCAACAACATGAGCAAATCCGCCGCTTCGCTGCAGAAGATCCTTGCAAAAATCGAAGAAGCAAAGCTCGCCGCCAAGACCGAACAAAATCTTACAGTGCTCAAGGAAAAGCTCGAAGCGATCGACACCAAGGGCTTGAACGAGAACCTGATGCAGACCGCCGAATCGATGAACAAGCTCGCCCAGCGTGTGGATGCCATCGTTTACAAGAACGAAGACCAGGTCGGAAACGCCATGGATGAACTCAACACGATTCTTGAAAACCTCGAAGAATTTTCACAGAAAATCAAGAACAACCCGTCTGTACTTATCCGTTCCGAAGGCAAGAACGGTCGCTAA
- a CDS encoding ABC-type transport auxiliary lipoprotein family protein, with amino-acid sequence MFKANRLLAVAALLSVFTLTGCLGGSTEPSRYYTVSAESISVAGATSDARIHVKKFTIDPAYQRTNIVYRESPYDFMFYDLDLWATRPEQMLTQVAGEYLIKSNMFKSVDLKPMGKPDFELLGNVDAIEEIDEGSSQEAHLAVQLTFRKVGEDAPLWEKRYDERQSMNKRDAHSAAEALSKLYAKYMQDALENIAKVK; translated from the coding sequence ATGTTTAAAGCAAATCGTTTGTTGGCAGTCGCCGCACTCCTTTCTGTTTTCACGCTCACGGGTTGCCTCGGTGGTTCGACCGAACCTTCCCGCTATTACACTGTTTCGGCAGAGTCCATCTCGGTTGCAGGCGCTACTAGCGATGCCCGCATACACGTCAAGAAATTTACGATTGACCCGGCCTACCAGCGCACGAACATTGTCTATCGCGAATCTCCGTACGACTTTATGTTCTACGATTTGGACCTCTGGGCAACGCGCCCGGAACAGATGCTCACGCAGGTTGCAGGCGAATACCTGATTAAGAGCAACATGTTCAAGTCTGTGGACTTGAAGCCGATGGGCAAGCCGGACTTTGAATTGCTCGGCAATGTCGATGCCATTGAAGAAATTGATGAAGGCAGCTCGCAAGAAGCTCACCTCGCAGTGCAGCTCACGTTCCGCAAGGTCGGTGAAGACGCTCCGCTGTGGGAAAAGCGCTATGACGAGCGCCAGAGCATGAACAAGCGCGATGCACATTCCGCAGCCGAAGCGCTCTCGAAGCTCTACGCCAAGTACATGCAAGACGCACTCGAGAACATCGCGAAAGTGAAGTAA